The following are encoded in a window of Paenibacillaceae bacterium GAS479 genomic DNA:
- a CDS encoding methionyl aminopeptidase: MSIKLYTPEQISEMRRAGEIVAECHRRIAAMIRPGVTTMDIERLVAEYIRSQDAIPYTIGYKGYKYATCASVNDVIAHGFPNDTPLADGDIATIDIVAKADGWVSDSAWTYAVGEIPDSSRKLMQVTKECLDIGIAAAVPGNRIGDVMHALQKHAESNGFSVVRDLLGHGVGAEVHEEPSYSHVGKPGKGFRLKEGMVLTIEPMINEGTFEMFIDSDGWTCRTFDGKRSAQYEHTLVVREGGALILTQQ; encoded by the coding sequence ATGTCAATCAAACTATATACTCCGGAGCAAATATCCGAGATGAGGCGTGCAGGAGAAATTGTGGCGGAATGCCACCGTAGAATAGCCGCCATGATTCGCCCCGGCGTGACTACCATGGATATCGAGCGCTTAGTCGCTGAATATATCCGCAGCCAGGACGCCATCCCTTATACGATCGGGTACAAGGGTTACAAATACGCTACATGCGCATCGGTCAACGATGTTATTGCCCACGGCTTTCCGAATGACACGCCTCTGGCTGATGGCGATATCGCTACCATCGACATTGTCGCAAAGGCAGACGGCTGGGTGTCGGACTCGGCATGGACGTATGCCGTCGGCGAGATCCCGGACAGCTCCCGCAAGCTGATGCAGGTGACCAAGGAATGCCTGGACATCGGCATCGCTGCAGCAGTGCCGGGCAATCGCATCGGCGATGTCATGCACGCGCTGCAAAAACATGCGGAAAGCAATGGTTTCTCCGTTGTTCGTGACCTGCTCGGCCATGGCGTTGGCGCGGAAGTGCATGAGGAGCCGAGCTACTCTCACGTAGGCAAGCCCGGCAAGGGCTTCCGACTGAAGGAAGGTATGGTGTTAACAATCGAGCCGATGATCAACGAGGGAACTTTCGAGATGTTCATCGACTCTGACGGTTGGACCTGCCGCACGTTTGACGGTAAGCGGTCCGCACAGTACGAGCATACGCTTGTTGTCCGCGAAGGCGGCGCGCTCATTCTGACACAGCAATAG
- a CDS encoding carboxyl-terminal processing protease, protein MRERGTAARQRLITWCVVGAAAALIVGFTAGRLSMLFQYPVMKEKVFSNFNAAYKEIKSEYLFDTKPDALMNGATKGMLASLEDPYSVYLPGSEGQDFVQSYQPEFVGIGVQVREEEGRFLIDTVIKETPADKGGVLAGDELIKVDGTAIKGFSMEKLVAILRGEKGTKVKVTLARAGNPEMTVELTRAPIPVTTVTHAMLKDGIGQITISRFAESTAKEFDKSLKALQDKGMKKLVVDLRSNPGGLLNPTIEIASRLIPKGKLILEVDYKDDKKVQKYSSKQEKKFDLPIAVLVNSQTASAGEVLAAALKESGGATIIGTTTFGKGIVQSFGQFKDRSVLKLTEAEWKTPAGKSIHKKGVEPDQKVELPAYASLPMLPTGEEMKQGDYGDFVKTLQTMLEALGYGAAPVPGVFAEQTAEAVRNFQKRSGLEANGIVSDRTSYALMEQLREQLRKDDPQLKAALAKLGGAGK, encoded by the coding sequence ATGAGAGAGCGCGGTACAGCTGCAAGGCAGCGGTTAATTACATGGTGTGTAGTTGGAGCAGCAGCGGCGCTGATTGTCGGATTCACGGCAGGAAGGCTTTCTATGCTCTTTCAATATCCGGTCATGAAGGAGAAGGTATTCAGCAACTTCAACGCCGCCTATAAAGAGATTAAGTCCGAGTATCTGTTTGATACGAAGCCGGATGCACTCATGAATGGCGCGACGAAAGGCATGCTGGCCTCATTGGAAGATCCTTATTCGGTCTATTTGCCGGGAAGCGAAGGCCAGGATTTCGTACAGAGTTATCAGCCTGAGTTTGTCGGCATCGGTGTGCAGGTAAGGGAGGAAGAAGGACGCTTCCTTATCGACACAGTCATTAAAGAAACACCGGCGGATAAGGGCGGTGTGTTGGCTGGCGACGAGCTAATCAAGGTGGATGGCACCGCAATTAAAGGCTTTAGCATGGAGAAGCTTGTGGCCATTTTGCGCGGGGAAAAAGGAACGAAGGTCAAGGTCACCTTGGCTCGCGCCGGAAACCCGGAGATGACGGTCGAGCTGACGAGAGCTCCGATTCCGGTCACAACGGTAACGCATGCGATGCTGAAGGACGGGATCGGACAGATTACGATTTCCAGATTCGCCGAGTCGACGGCTAAGGAATTCGATAAGTCGTTGAAGGCGCTCCAGGATAAAGGGATGAAAAAGCTCGTCGTGGATTTACGTTCCAATCCAGGAGGTTTGCTCAACCCGACGATTGAAATTGCGAGCCGTCTCATTCCAAAGGGGAAACTTATCCTTGAGGTTGATTATAAGGATGATAAAAAGGTACAGAAGTACAGCTCCAAGCAGGAAAAGAAATTTGATCTGCCGATAGCTGTGCTTGTAAATAGTCAGACGGCTAGTGCAGGCGAAGTTCTCGCGGCCGCGCTCAAGGAGTCCGGCGGTGCGACCATTATCGGCACTACGACGTTCGGCAAGGGCATCGTGCAGAGCTTTGGGCAGTTCAAGGACAGATCCGTGCTGAAGCTGACCGAGGCCGAGTGGAAAACTCCTGCTGGCAAGTCGATTCACAAAAAGGGCGTTGAGCCGGATCAAAAGGTCGAGCTACCAGCCTATGCTTCGCTGCCGATGTTGCCTACTGGTGAAGAGATGAAGCAAGGCGATTATGGCGACTTTGTCAAAACGCTTCAAACAATGCTGGAGGCGCTCGGCTACGGAGCCGCGCCAGTGCCTGGCGTGTTCGCCGAGCAGACTGCGGAGGCAGTGCGCAATTTCCAAAAGCGCAGCGGACTCGAGGCTAATGGCATCGTGAGCGATCGCACTTCCTATGCGCTGATGGAGCAGCTGCGTGAACAGCTGCGGAAGGATGATCCGCAGTTGAAGGCGGCTCTCGCCAAACTTGGGGGGGCTGGCAAGTAA